One window of Flavobacteriales bacterium genomic DNA carries:
- a CDS encoding T9SS type A sorting domain-containing protein, with product MRTPTFLSLLFAATFIQAQPTITVNNLPQLGDVVTIGRCTDIIDADALDASAGAMQTWDFSGLTEFSEEQFYFVDPATTPWTADFPNSNLCGISWDDAYSYYILSASALETEGNAIIVPGPPPEDTAKFLFNGNTERILELPYSFGDAFLDDFSGTFSASGFLGTMDGTVDLQVDGHGTLILPTGMYDDVVRYHFDRIQNNTVFGNTVQTSKEQWAWVSADHRFWLLLMEINYDGFNTSQQVWYDKNPALAGPTGQVEVAQAAWSLHPNPVEPGTSVSIVGNSDRSALRMEVIDATGRSLRTFPVGTTRISTDAMAPGVYVVRFLGPNGTTAGTTRLVVR from the coding sequence ATGCGCACGCCTACCTTCCTTTCACTCCTTTTTGCCGCCACCTTCATTCAGGCGCAACCGACGATCACCGTGAACAACTTGCCGCAGCTCGGCGATGTGGTCACCATTGGTCGTTGCACGGACATTATTGATGCTGACGCACTGGATGCAAGCGCCGGTGCGATGCAAACGTGGGACTTCAGTGGCTTGACCGAATTCAGCGAAGAGCAATTCTATTTCGTGGATCCGGCCACCACACCCTGGACGGCCGACTTCCCGAACTCCAACCTGTGCGGGATCAGCTGGGACGATGCATACAGCTATTACATCCTGAGCGCCTCCGCCCTGGAGACAGAGGGTAATGCGATCATTGTCCCCGGGCCTCCGCCGGAGGACACCGCCAAGTTCCTGTTCAACGGGAACACCGAGCGTATCCTGGAACTGCCCTACAGCTTTGGGGATGCATTCTTGGATGACTTCAGTGGAACGTTCAGCGCATCTGGCTTCCTAGGCACGATGGACGGTACGGTGGATCTGCAGGTGGATGGCCACGGCACCTTGATCCTCCCTACCGGTATGTACGATGACGTGGTGCGTTATCACTTCGATCGCATCCAGAACAACACCGTCTTCGGCAACACCGTGCAGACCAGCAAGGAGCAGTGGGCCTGGGTCTCTGCCGATCATCGGTTCTGGTTGCTGCTGATGGAGATCAATTACGATGGGTTCAATACGAGCCAGCAAGTTTGGTACGACAAGAACCCCGCGCTCGCCGGACCGACAGGCCAGGTCGAGGTCGCGCAGGCCGCATGGTCCCTCCATCCCAACCCCGTTGAGCCGGGCACGTCGGTCTCCATCGTGGGCAACAGCGATCGCTCCGCCCTGCGCATGGAAGTGATCGACGCCACCGGTCGTTCTCTGCGGACCTTCCCGGTCGGGACCACGCGTATCAGCACGGATGCCATGGCACCGGGCGTGTACGTGGTGCGTTTCCTCGGACCGAACGGAACAACCGCGGGGACCACGCGATTGGTCGTTCGATAG
- a CDS encoding response regulator transcription factor, with protein MSRGSDIPRVITVAVVEDDREVREALRLILEEQDGFHFTHGFPSCEEALQLLPEEPPDVVLMDVNLPGMNGVEGVRTLKEKLPGTEFLMLSVREDEETVFHALSAGASGYLLKHASPEAILKAITEVHEGGSAMSPAIARLVVCTFQPVRDHAALSERETEVLARLCDGENYRSIAEALFISTNTVKAHIKRVYEKLQVHTRAEAVRKALRDRLI; from the coding sequence ATGAGCCGGGGAAGCGACATACCGCGCGTGATCACCGTGGCCGTGGTGGAGGACGATCGCGAGGTGCGCGAGGCGCTCCGGCTCATCCTTGAAGAACAGGACGGTTTCCACTTCACCCATGGCTTCCCCTCCTGCGAGGAGGCTTTGCAGCTCTTGCCCGAAGAACCGCCCGACGTGGTGCTCATGGACGTCAACCTGCCGGGGATGAACGGCGTGGAGGGCGTACGGACCTTGAAGGAAAAGCTGCCCGGGACCGAGTTCCTGATGCTTTCCGTGCGCGAGGACGAGGAGACCGTGTTCCATGCGTTGAGCGCAGGGGCCTCGGGCTATTTGCTGAAGCACGCATCACCCGAGGCGATCCTTAAGGCGATCACCGAGGTCCATGAAGGCGGCTCGGCCATGTCGCCCGCGATCGCCCGCTTGGTGGTCTGCACATTCCAGCCGGTACGGGATCATGCGGCACTCTCCGAGCGCGAGACGGAAGTATTGGCGAGGCTCTGTGACGGAGAGAACTACCGTAGCATCGCGGAGGCGCTCTTCATCAGCACCAACACGGTGAAGGCGCATATCAAGCGCGTCTACGAAAAGCTGCAGGTGCATACGCGGGCGGAAGCAGTCCGCAAAGCCTTGCGGGACCGGCTGATCTGA